Genomic segment of Primulina tabacum isolate GXHZ01 chromosome 11, ASM2559414v2, whole genome shotgun sequence:
AATAAATTCCGGGCAGAGAATAGAGATGATTAATTGTCATGTAATCAATACCTAGTTTCGAATTTTCGTTAAGCTGTCATTTTCTTTCTTATGTGAAATTGTAAGAAATAACAAATAGCTTCTGTATAATAAATACCTATGCATACTATATGCATATGATTCAAACCGTAACATTAgattttactattttatttatatCGAAATAGTTAACTTTTTGTGTTATCTTAAAGCGAggtgatcaaatttttttattaaccaCATTAACCGTTTTGTCGAATTGCACTGTaccattttttcattttttaaaaaatcacgattaaaaatactaattaaaccGTGCGATTATTTTCTTGTCAAGAATcgtaccaaactgacatgcctAAACAACTTGCCATAGTATTTACCTCAGTGTTATAATATATGTAAACAACATACTCAATTAAAGAAGTTGACATTCAATTTATCTCAACTATCGACAAAAAATTCttctttttataaaaaataaaaataaaaaacatatcttaaatattttttgaaatcgGCCAAtatttgttaaaatatttatttcttttacaaatattttgttcttaattaatgttttatctagttttatttttatatgatttgaactatattttatattcgaAAAACActttattgttatttttttcgaaatattaaatataagtTCTAATATTTTGTATTCTACTTTATCACTAAAAAATGCAAACCGATCGCAACTACTCGAaatcataaaattaattttatatttaaaaccgcgatttaaaaaaaaatctaactaACTGCACATGGCAATCcagtttgaattattttaaaaaaccgaCAAAACCATACCGTGATAACTCCTATGAAAAACAATGGTTTTATGAGAGAGTACATACATACACCACTAACCGCATATTTTTTGAAGGATGGTGCAGGAGCACTAATTTTATAGACAAGATGATGAGTCTCATAAGAATATTCCACCTTCGAATAAAGAAAGGTAGGGAAGCTAATAAGAGTCGAGAAAAGAAAAAAACCTATTAATTGCCGGGTGTCAAAATGATTTCGATCCTTCAAATCAATAGGAGCAGACATGCTGCAAACTATAGGATTAATGTCACGCTTCGAGCCCGGGCCCActgctgcgtgactgcacaatgaaTCCTTATAGCAACTATTTTGTATTCGtcatcgctttacgaaaatgattaacccaaattgctatagaagtccattgtaagccattataaactcattttaaatctgtcatttttaagatgtgggacaagagTATCACAATCACTCCACCTTCAGAACGCGACGTTTTCGTCGCGGCCTGACTTCTCGATCCACCAGCGCCGAGAATCTGATACCAtgctgtcacgccccgagctcGAGCCCGCGGATGCGTGACCGCACAATGGGCTCCTATAACAACTATTTCGTATTCGttctcgctttacgaaaatgattaacccaaatTACTATAGAAATCCATTGTAaaccattataaactcattttaaatctttcatttttaagatgtgagacaaaaatatcacaattaaagttgGGGTTTTTGGATTTGAGTTAACCCGAAATCTGACCCCAAAAAAATGGCTTTGGGTTCTAGTTTACCCGAATTGACACAAATTGAAACTCAGGTCACCTATCAATTTTAGTTGCCATATTTGCAGACGAGCATCGTTTTCCGATATTATATAACGACTTTTCACGCAGAGATTGTCAAGTACAAAAAGTGCTCGCTCCCTTCTTTGGTAAATAGTAATCTAGTAGTATCCTTATGAGTCACTCATTTAAGCAATTAATGCGCCAATGCTATTTTAAGCGGATCATCGAAACTTACCATGTTAGCAGCTCGCTCAGTGTTGGATTTATCAATCTGTATGCGCAAGTTTAAGTGTCATCTCCAATATGAGTTAATAAAAAAACCCATGGCAAATAAATAATCTTATCATCTATGACCCACATCTGATCAAGTCCAGGCCGGCCATGCCAGACTGGAAGTTCCATGGAATACTTTGTGGGTTCATCAGATGCGTCACGGTTCAAACCCAACAATCCGGATCTTAACTGTATTTCATCTCGAATGTCAATGCAGTGCATTATACTAGGTTTATTTTAAACAGAAATGCCATTCATTGTACATGAAATATGAGATCAAACAATACCGCAAAAGAAGATCTGGACCACAAAacaaattcatgatatataaAAAGCGGAAGGATAGGATAGTGAAATATTTCTCTCATTCAAAGAAACAAAACCACATATCTACATATATTTATAAGCAATAAGCCTCGAACATATTACCTCAAGCTACATGTTTAACGCCATCAGTGATAACGGCAGATGAGTCAGATGTCTAATATTTACCCCTTTGGAAACATACCAGCTGTTAAATAACTAAGGACGTCCATCAAAAGCACAGCACATTAATATCCAGCCAAAATAAAATGCATTTCAAGAATCTATCCCTTCCACTTGTTGTCGAGCTAGGTATCTTTCTCTTCTTTCTTTCTACATATCAGAACCCAGGAAGAAGACTAATAAGATAGAACCAAAATGAATACATATTACAAAAAGAAACGGCAAAATAAGAAGGCTAACCCATTCATCAATGACGAGCCCTTCTCCGATAAACTTTGGACCTGTGTCTTCAGAAGGCTTCTTGCGAGCCTCAAGTTCAGCCTCAGCTTCAGCCAACTGGCGCTTTAGTTTCTCTAAAGCCTTTGAACACAAAACAAACATCAATCAGTATTTCCAGAACGAAGCACTAGATTAAAGAAATGTGAGCTAACATAATTCAGTCTACACTGAAACGAACGATATGTGCATAGTTGCATAGCGCTGAGGAGCCAAAATAAAATCTTCACTCACAGTGCTGGGGCGTTCCACATCTAGAAACACAACCCTAAGTATTTGTTCCACAGACACGTGATCCTTGTGCTCATCGAACtaaatcaaaacaaaattaaaagataTCACAACACAAAGAAATAAACTTCAAATAGACATACAGCCACGATATAAGCCTCCATAACCAATTAGACTTTACCACCAGCGTCCATGCATTTTCAAGGATGAAATAATTGAGATTCTTAAAGAAAAACTTAACTCTTTCTTTCAATAGCTTTTAataaaaccaaaattttccaTCTGTTGGTCCAAATCCACTTAGGAATACAATGAAACATAGGAAACAGCCAATTCATGTCCGAAGTTAGTCAGTTACCAACCAAATCTGATGCTATAACAAAGCAAACATGCATATAAGAGAGGAATTGGACAAACCAGTTCGGGTACATAGTCCATTGGTTCTTTCACTTTTAGGCTCATGATTTTAAACTTCACTTTGCTTTTCTGGTCCATCAGCTTTTCATTGTTTTCTGGGTGCTCGACAAACTTGAACACTAATAAAAACATCGAGGCCAAAGAAAAACATAAATACACCAGTCAATATTTTCCTGAAGGGGTTGACACAAAGTATCCTCATCTTTGCCACAAGAAGTTATGCAGATTTAAATTTTGACACAGAATAAGTGCAAAATCCTATGATTAAAACTCACCAGTTGCTATGATACTCTCACCAGGAGCAAGAATGGCCCCAGGAGGACGCATGAAACAGCTTTTTGGTGCAGTTGTTTGGAACTACGACAAAACCAAGCAACCAACAATAAACAACAGTCagaagaaaaattttgattACATCTAAGTTGGCATGTGATATCAAATCTCCGAAAAGGCCAATCGGAAACCACAGACGAATAATAAATTCTATATCAACCTTAAATAACATGGAGAATAGACCAAAATTAACAAATGCTTGGCATACCTTAAAAGCTACATGAAACTTGcttgtattttttattttgatcgCACTTCGGACTTGCTTACCAGGTTCATCTACAAGAGTTAAAGAAACAAAACTAAGATCATCTGGTCTTGGCGTGCAGAGAATTGGAAAAACGCCGGCAATTGCATCACCCTGAGTGTGATAAAGGTGTGCAGAACAGATCTTAATCCCTAGACCACCAATCTTCAACTAACATCAATGGATCTCGTTTCCCATACATAAGAGAATCAATATCCAGCTAACATCTCAGGAAAGCAAGCAAATTTTAACAATTTTCACTTATTTTATTCCCAATCACTTTCACTTTTCCATATAATCAAACTCAGAAAAGAAGCAGATATGGGCATAAGATTTCAGTATAATTTCTTTGGACATAACCTCGACGCATCTAAAAAATCAAATAtcttccaacataacccatataATCAGATCAACCATTTATGAAAGTACTAAGGCAACATCAAATCAGAATACTCACCGAAAGAAAACACAGATCAAGCTTAGTAGAATTTGATGGAGCACAATAAATTGCCATCAATCAGCTAGTAACTAAAACACTATAACATACTCaatttagatatatatatatatataaatatatacacagGAGTACATAGATAGAGAGAGgatgagaaaaaagagaaaCGACCGTACAAGGAAAATAGAGCTTATTCGAGGGATCGAGCTTCAAACGACGTCGTGTGAGGAGCACAGATCTGGCCACAGAAGAAACCGAGCTTCCGTGAGAACCAGATGCCTCCACCTGAGATTGAGTAGCACTGTTTCCATTACCGTAATTCTGCTGATATTGAGCGAAATTGGACGAAGATGACGTCGTAGTCGACGGCGAATTTCGGAATGGAAGCTTGAACAGCCCCCATACTTTTCCATCCGTCGACGGCGATTTGTCGACCGCGATTGCCATGTTGCAGTTGAACGGAGGAGGAGGTTGGGTTTCTGCTTTTGGAGTTGGTAactttgcaaaaaaaaaattgttggtgCCTTGTGGGCTATTCGCTGGTTTCGGAAACGGCCGATTTATTtatgatattaaaattaattaataaaacaaaaaaatcagtATGAATTTAATTTTAAAGCCATTTGTAATTTTTTGTTAGTTCGTTGATCAAACTTAACTTTAATCTATCTGATATCCCATGGATGAGCTCATTATCtctggcccatccctagcccaaatggaagaaaggtccatcaagggcccatgtattctcttataaataccaggtttgagcgtatgatatttgattcactatattgttttcagcagcacccttagctgctccccctatatatcctcagtcactgacttgagcgtcggaggggctacgcaaggacaccctcctggccccctttaacggtctttttcgtgatttcaggctcaggacaatttcaaaaccctgcgtctgcactagtgacacttgctgggagcggaccctaaatttcccgtgagtatcacttggcgccgtctgtgggaaaacttgagttgagacgtagagatggtaggcaggaaaggaagtagaagagctacctcagTATCATCGCGTCCTCAAAGGGGACCCGAACAGTCTCATGGTGAGACAAGACAGGAACAACCGCGTCTCGAGACGAGACAGGAACAACCTCGTCCAGAGACAAGAACCGAGCAGCCCCTTCAGGATACAAGGGTCGAGCAAACCCATCCTAATGAGAATGTTGGGACTTGACTTTGGAACAGttgggccaatttatcacccggacagtggatgaggcAATGAAGAGGAATAAAGAGTCTATGTTTGTAGAAGAGCAAGCCGCTCGCCAGGAGCAAGAGGAGAATGTGGAGGGCAGTCAGAGTAGGGGGGAGGAGACGCGACCCCTCCCAAGTGAAGAGAATCCGGAGATAGAGGAGATGTGGAAAGAAATACAAATGTTGAGGCAGCAGATGGGGAGCAGAGCGCCGacacccaagagaggaagtcctttttcactaaccattttagaagaagggcttcctccaaattttcgacagtcgaatgtgggagagtacgatggacatactgaccccgaggaacacttggggaggtttgagaatgcgtctctgttgcaccaatattcggatggagtcaggtgcagggtgtttctgggcacgttggtgaggtcagcccagcagtggTTTAACACTTTGCAGCCCAGCTCTATACGTTCTTTTCAGGACTTCTCAGTtgccttcttgcaccgatttgctagcagcaagaggcaccagaaaaattatttgagcctgttcgtgatgaaacagcaagagaatgaaactttgcaagaatttgtccagcgtttcaacagtgcagagctggaaataccagcggctacccctgacatcatgataagtgccttcacacaaggactgaggggaggggagtttttcaagtcgctggtcaagaagcctccgttgagctatgatgatctgttggctcgagttgagaaatatgtaaacttggaagatgcccaacggtacagaaggatggagaaatggcccggaggaagtagagttgagggagcggagaaaggaggaaggaagaggagtgcgggggaaagagaggaagacagaactagtagtagaagacaattctcatcccatgttcccctggataggagtcgggacgaggtgatggaggtgagggagcccgcggggaggtgggagaagtcgcgaagggttgggtgcagtgctagattgccttcacgggatagacgagaaggatcctcattcaggagtcgacaaaggtctcgctcgccccctaggcgtggtcaaggccctccatggataatcAGAGGATCggggagcagagaggggaaggtcgaTGTCAAGATGTCTCTCAGGAGCTcgtcgaaccgaggaggggaatgaatgaggataaccaccctacgagaggaatgattcatatgatctcggggggtgctactgatggagactctgggcgagctcggaaggcacatgggagaaggttggagaactttgagatatctaggggtgcaaacttaccacaagaccccgtcatcagctttgggctgGAAGACCTCtgaggcgttgtgactccacataacgatgccttggtggtaacgaccaccattgccaattatgatgtggcgagaatatttattgataatggaagctctgtgaacgtcttgttcaagagcacgttggatcaaatgaagatgggaggatttgagtttgagccgatatccaccccgctgtatgggtttgcagaacgcgtcatcttgcctttgggtcagattgttcttcccctatccttggggactgattttcggcgggtaacaaagatgatagctttcactgtagtagataccccgtcagcgtataatggaattctaggatgaccagccctgaaggattttagagcagtagcttccagttatcattaaaagcttaagtttcctgtgggaaaaggagttggagtcctatgcggggaccaaaaagtcgcacgtctttgttatgaaagaatcgtgaaggaagaagaaaagagaggtcgcgagcattcgcatggaagcttgagctcagtcttgCAGTTGTAGAGTCATTCGAAGAAGCTTCTAAGTGGGTAACTTTGTTCTGTGAAGGTATAAGAGGAGCATAAAAGTTGGAGAAAACGCAGGGCAAGGCTTCAAAGAGACCCTGAAGTGCTTACCACCTCAGAAAATATTACTCTTGAATTTATTGTTGATGtatttcatctttgcattttcCCATGTAATCAGTTGAAATTCAATAAAaccaagttcttatattaagttcatggatgttgttgtattgtgaggatggaataaattttattttcctgctaaggcatcgcctagcagaggagcagagttggggtggaagaaagattttatttttctgctaaggcatcgcctagcagaggagcagagttggggtggaagagagaggagcagagttggggtggaagagagattttattttcctgctaagtcatcgcctagcagaggagcagagttggggtggaagagaacttttattttcctactaaggcatcgcctagtagaggagcaacgtgtagaagaaaaattttattttcctactaagacatcgcctagtagaggagcagcatgtagaagaaaatttctattttcctgctaagatatcacctagcagaggagttagagggtgggggcgttgaattttcattctcctgctaaggtgtcacctagctgaggagttagagggtggaggcgttgaatttttattttcctgctaaggtatcacctagcagaggagttagagggtgggggcgttgaattttcattctcctgctaaggtatcacctagcagaggagttagagggtggaggagttagagggtggagacgttgaatctttattttcctgctaagactcggcttagcagaggagttagaggatgaaggtgttgaatttttattctcctgctaaggtatcacccagcagaggagttagagtgtggaggtgttgaatttttattttcctactaaggcccggcttagcagaggagttagagtgtggaggtgttgaatttttattttcctgctaaggcccggcttagcagaggagttagagtgtggaggtgttgaatttttatttttctggtaaggcccggcttagcagaggagttagagtgtggaggtgttgaatttttattttcctgctaaggcctggcttagcagaggagttagagggtgggggtgttgattttattttcctgctaaggcccggcttagcagaggagttagagggtggaggtgttgatgtTATTTTCCTActgaggcatcgcctagcagaggagttagagggtgagcgcgttgaattttattttcctgctaaggcctggcttagcagaggagttagaggatggatgtgttgattttattttcctgctaagatatcacctagcagaggagttagatggaggagtagaattttattttcctgctaaggcatcgcctagcagaggagttagagggtgggggcattgaattttattttcctgctaaggcatcgcctagcagaggagttagagggtgggtgcgttgaattttatttttctgctaaggcatcgcctagcagaggagttagagggtggaggtgctgaattttattttcatgctatggcgtcacctagcagaggagttagagggtggaggtgttgaattttattttcctgctatgaaCTATGTTAGCAGAGGAGTCAAGGGCACGGGGAATTGGAAACTATTTCCCTTCAAAAGCTTAGTAGAGGACCTTGAAGATGGGGGCGACGAGGGCATATtgtgttagaaaaatttatttcgtttGTCATTAACGAACAATGTTTGccgctgcgaaaattacggggttcgacctgcccggtcaggtcgcggggatcgacctgcccggtctggtcgtgggggcaacgcccccataaaaatttttcagaaatcaCACAACCAATCGCAAGACAATGTATCAAAATTCTCAACGTACTGGACGAGTGCTCAGGCGAGCGTGCGTTCGGCAGGTCGACTTGACAAGGGGATGGGGCGAGAAGGTGAAGGGAGCGGGGTGAGCACGCAGCAGGTGTGATGGGCGAGCGTGCGCTGGTTGGGCGAGCGTGCGAGAGCGAAGAAGGTGCTTGGGCGTGAATGCGGCGTGATGGCAGACGAGCGTCGAGAGGGCGAGGGTGAAGCGCGGCAGGCGATGGCGAGAGTAGAAGgcgggcgagcgtggcgcttgGGCGAGCAGGAGGTGCACCGGGCAAGCTGGGGTAAAGCTCGGGCGAGCAGGATGCGCGGCGCGGGGCGAGCTTGGGCGAGCATGGAGCAGGTCGAGCGTCTGCGCGCGGTGCTGGGCGACCGCTGCGCCGAGAGCGGGCGAGCTGGGGTGAAgcttgggcgagcgtggcgcttgGGCGAGCAGGAGGTGCGCCGGGCGAGCTGGGGTGAAGCTTGGGCGAGCCTGGCCCTTGGGTGAGCAGGAGGTGCGCCGGGCGAGCTGGGGTGAAgcttgggcgagcgtggcgcttgGGCGAGCATGAGGTGCGCCGGGCGAGCTGGGGTGAAgcttgggcgagcgtggcgcttgGGCGAGCAGGAGGTGCGCCGGGCAAGCGGGGGTGAAGCTTTGGGCGAGCAGGAGGTGCGCCGGGTGAGGCGATGGTGGAGCGGTAGCTTGGGCGAGGCGGGGCCGGCGCGCGGGGTGAAGCGGTAGCTCGGGTGATGGCGAGGTGATGATGAAGCGGTGCTAGGATTacgatttgatttgtttccaaatttttggGGACTGACGAAAGGCTGGAAGATAATGCACAACTCGCACCCGGTAACCCGAGGACAGCACGACtaatcgaacttcgaacctgcgattcagttcgactcgggagggggagactggtgatatcccatggatgagcccattatctctggcccatccctagcccaaatggaagacaggcccatcaagGACCCAGGTATTctcttataaataccaggtttgagcgtatgatatttgattcactatattgttttcagcagcacccttagctgctccccctatatatcctcagtcactgacttgagcgtcggaggggctacgcaaggacaccctcctggccccctttaacggtctttttcgtgatttcaggctcaggaaaatttcaaaacctgcgtctgcactagtgacacttgctgggagcggaccctaaattttccgtgaTTATCACTATCTTTATCTCTTTCTATTTTATTGAGATTGACGTCATTATAGCAACTACTTGCCCCTTCTCTAAATATAATTCACAAAGGATATTATTTGGGTTATAATATGTATAACGAGGGTTATAAGTTACTTTTATACTATAAAATTATCTCAAATatctttaatttaaaaatatacatGATATAGTtctcaaaataatatataatcgTATATATAACCGCCATATTGTACATGtaacatcatatatatatatatatatatatatataaaatatttttgttcttAAATAAAGATATCACTTTATATAGAGGTTTTATCGTCGTACgtatattatttataaacttTCTTTACATTTCAA
This window contains:
- the LOC142519118 gene encoding vesicle-associated protein 4-2-like, producing MAIAVDKSPSTDGKVWGLFKLPFRNSPSTTTSSSSNFAQYQQNYGNGNSATQSQVEASGSHGSSVSSVARSVLLTRRRLKLDPSNKLYFPYEPGKQVRSAIKIKNTSKFHVAFKFQTTAPKSCFMRPPGAILAPGESIIATVFKFVEHPENNEKLMDQKSKVKFKIMSLKVKEPMDYVPELFDEHKDHVSVEQILRVVFLDVERPSTALEKLKRQLAEAEAELEARKKPSEDTGPKFIGEGLVIDEWKERRERYLARQQVEGIDS